The window GTATACCAATTGGTTTCGACGGACGGAGTGCGCTGAAGAGGAGGTCCGCCGCTGGATATGCAAAGGTCCAGGGAGAACGCGATGGGGCGGCGTGAGGCCGGGGAGAGCCGATTTGGATCTCAGGCAACACCAAACGTAAAAAACCTCCCTCGCGGTCCTTTACAGGATCGCCACGGGGAGGTTTTCAGTCAGCGACAACGTCGTGTCGTTGATGTTGTTTGGTGGGCGCGGCTGGGATTGAACCAGCGACCCCTGCCGTGTGAAGGGTGTCCGGCCAAACTATAACGAAACCCATTGGATGGATTTTCCCGTTTTTTAACAGCTGGTTACGCGGTGTCGTGACTGGCCATCAATGGCCTAATTTTGACGTCCGTTCGTCCCAACTGTCCCCGTAGTGTCCCCACTTTTTCCCTTGCTCGCAAGGTGGTGATGTTGCCGTGCGCGGGATGTCTGTGCGGTTGGTTGGATGATTGCCGCCGCCCCCGGCATTGGTGGCCTGTTTAATGCGTGGAGAATCGTCATGACCACACTACAAATAGACAGGAGTAGACCCATGCGAGCTTTGATGACGCTTACCGAAGCCGCCGATCATCTCGCCATCTCGGTGAGAACCCTCCGGCGGTTGATCGAGCGCGCAGACCTGCCTTGCGTGCAGGTGGGGCGAAGCCGGCGTGTAGACCCGCGGGACCTCGAGGCGTATGTCGCGCGACAGAAATGGCGTTCCGATTCAACCAGCCCTGACCGGGGAGGATGCGCCGTCAGAGACCCGAGCTCCAGCCGCGCGCTCGCTTTGATTCAGGCAATCCGTGATGAGCGGGGCTAGCCTCCCCCCGACGGGGGCGTTACGGTTAGTCTCATCTGATGGAAGCAAACTGCCGCGCGCCGTGTGCACGTTGGTAAGTTTCGCCCAGGACTGAAAGAGTCCCTTTGGGCAAGTCATCCCGTTGCTCCACTGCATTCCGGAGTAACGCCCCTCGTTGTTGGTCCTGCTTGCCGGGGAGCAGGATCACGCCTGACGCATCGCTGACACCGCCAATCCCGACCCCTACAACGCGCAGATCCCGATCAGCGTAATCGAACGTATAGCTGCAGTGGACGTGGCCATGAATAACAAGGTTGGCACCCATGGCCTCTGCCAGCTCATTGATGGCCTTGTGTCCATGCGGATGACAGCCGGGCGCCTCATGCGACACGAGGATGTCCGCACGCTCATTGCGCAGCGCGTTGTAATCTTCCGGCCAGATAGCTGCACGCTTCTTCAGCGGCAGCCCGCCACGCCAACGGTTTCCTTTGCCCATGTGCTTGACGAACATCTCCCGGCTTTCCCATTTGACGCCGGTATCAGGGTGCCAGACACTCCCCTGGAAGTGCCCTCCCAGCCCAGCTACACGGATGCCCGACAGCGTTGTTACTCGGCCATCCAGCGAACGGTCGGCGTACGCTCCCTCGAAAAGCGCATCGTAATAGGCTTCGTGGTCCACATCATGGTTGCCGTGAATCCAGCTCACCTGCGTAGAGGTGACTGCTGCGTGCAGCTCGGTCTCGAAAGGGGCCGTCAGGCCGAAGTCTCCCAGGATGATCATCTGCTCCGGATCGTGCTCTTTGGCAGCCTCGTTCAGTGGAGCGAACAGGCCGTGCGGATCGCCGGCAATGAGCAGCGATCCCAGAGCCTGCTCCCAAGTCCGTTCTAGATGGTTATGTAGTTGGTTCGTCATGCGCTTCTCCAGCTGGTTGTTTTAGCAGTCACTGCGACGGGTCTAGGGGAGAGGGGAGGTGCCGCCCTGTGATCGGGGAAACAGGCTGCGCAGCAGGTGCAGTCGTAGAGGATTAACTGTTGGTACTGACATACGGCGATCTCCAAAACGAAAAAACCGGGCGGGAGCCCGGTTCGTCGTAGAGATCATTGTCAGCTCAAACGCACGCGCACCGGACCCTTAGGCGGACTGCCTTCTGGGTATGACTACCATTTTGCTTGTGCGCGTGGCGTAGATCATATGTGTGTACACCAGAGAACACGACTGTAGTGTATGGATACACGGTAAACCGGGCTACAAGCCCGTGGCAAGGCTTCGAGAAGGACCGGAGGGCGTCGAAGGGGCTGGTTGGTGCTGTAACCCATCATGACGGAGTCGGAGTCTGCTGAAAAATCGGGGTATATCGCTGCTTGCTCAGTCTTGCTGGTGGCTCCTTCAGTGAAGGAGCCACCTATTGGGTCGGGAACCGATCGTTGATCTGAAGGCTACGCCCCGTGTCACGCCTTAAAAGGTGCAGATTTGTTATACATTGATTCTAGCTTTCTAATTTTTTCATCTTGGTTGTCGTCCGCCCTTTTGTCTTTGATTATTTTCCTGAACTCGCGGCCTGAATTTGAATCTATTTCAAAAACAATCTTGGCGTCACCATTTGTGAAATTTCGCATATCGCTATATCGATAAACGTTATACCCTGGGCCGTCTTCGTCGTGTGGAACGAAGAAAATAATCCTGGGTAACCCGTCAGACGGCAAAATTTCTTCAACTTTCTTTTGAACGCTACCTGGACCCCACTTGACTTCGTTTGCATGATATTTCTCAAGAGAAGCCGCCTCAAGAGACTTCATTAATGAAGAGGTTTCTGTGTCGTCTTTTTCTTCTTCGTTGTCCGCTATGGTTCTTTTTTCTAGAGAGTACCAATAGGCGTAAATCTGCTTTACAGTCCTGTCCAAATCAAACAAGAAATATTCTGGTTTGCTGTTCTGAGGAAACTGCTTCATGGTGTCGTTATCGACAATAAAAATCACGCAGTACATTTTACCGAAGTAATCTTTAGCGATATGCGGGCGGTTGTATTCGTCTTTCGAGAGCGAGTTGTGGATCGTGTTCCCCTCCCCGATATCTTCTTCGCCATCAAGAGATATTCTTTTTTTGGCTTCATGGATAATTTTTTCCTTTCTTGTTTCTCTTATGTTTCTGAAATTATCACGAACCCATTGCAAATGCCATTTCATTGAATTCGTTCTTAGGCGAGATTGTGCGTACTGAAGAAAGATGGTGCTAAATCCCACCAGCAATAAGACAGAGTAAGAGGCCCCCTCTAAATATTGATCAAGTATCGTTCCGTTTTCAATAGTCCAGAGAATCCCTAAAAGACCGGAGAAACCTACCCCGCCAAATATGATGTTACGGAATATTCGCGACTGCTTCGCAAACATTCGATCATTGATCGCATCGTCCAATGCTTGGTAGCACTCTTTCGAGGTCCAGAGAAGGGGGTCGTTTGAACGCCTAAGAGTTCTTCTTCCCAATAGGATCATTGTGATGATGGCCGATGACCCAGCGATTATGGTTATATAGTTTAGCCAGCTAAAATAGACGTCTAGCGTGAGGTAAAGCCCTGTGTGGTTGTTTATTATGCTCATGATGTAATTGTTAAAATCGCTCAGCATGTGGCCTCCAATAGATGAAAAGAGAGTCTGCGTCATAAAAAGTATTTTCAATAGAAAGAGGAAATTTTGTTTCGAGCAACCTCATTAGCTCAGTGATAGGTTACGCTGATTTATCGGCAATAGTGTTCACCTCAGCTAGTGAAGGAGTTGAAGATTATCGAAGGCTTTTCGGTGTCAATCACGCCACCATGGTGGACGGCCAGGGCGGCCACGCCGCACTCGATGGACAAGAGCGAGTTTTATCTGCAGATTGTCGGTTACCTGTCACCGCCGCTGCAGTCGTCCACGACCACATCGAGATCAGGGCTGACCGCGAATGCTTGCCACGGGTACACCACCGCCTGGGTAAATGCACCGCCCTCGGCGACGGCAACGTCACATTGGAATCGGACACGGTCCTCGGTGACCTCCACGCCAACGTCAGCACCATAGCGGCCATCCGGGTGGCGCCCGGCGTGAATCACGACCAGGCGGTCCATGCCGTCGACGTCGACTCCCCGCGGCGCGTGTTCACGAACCTGCGCCACTCCCTCAAGAATTACGTGCCCCGGTGTTTCACTGCCTTCCGAGGTGCCCTCGGCCACCAGAGTGGCCGCTTCACTGCCAACCGTCTGCGCCGGTGAAGCACAACCTGGGATGCCGCCCGCGAACAACATGAGCGAGATGGTGGCCAGATAGGATGGTTGCGCCATTCCCTAGAACCTCACGCTAGTCACTGCACCAGCACCGAGCATTTGGTCGGCCGAGGCGATGTTGTTCGGCTGGTTGCGTACCGTGGCGTTCAGCCGGAACTCGCCCTCGGCATCGCCCCAGGCAAAGCCGCGGGCGTAGTACGCCTCGACGCGTGTCTCTTGCCCGCTGGGGCTCATGTCGGCGGATGCCTCCAGGTAGGTCACGTCGCCGTCGTCGTTGATGCCGTTCGGCACGCTGAGGTCAGCCGAACCCCGGGTGACCCGGAGCGGCCGTGAGACCACGGCACCGGTACGCCCCTGATCGAACAGGT is drawn from Aquisalimonas asiatica and contains these coding sequences:
- a CDS encoding helix-turn-helix domain-containing protein; this encodes MTLTEAADHLAISVRTLRRLIERADLPCVQVGRSRRVDPRDLEAYVARQKWRSDSTSPDRGGCAVRDPSSSRALALIQAIRDERG
- a CDS encoding metallophosphoesterase family protein, which gives rise to MTNQLHNHLERTWEQALGSLLIAGDPHGLFAPLNEAAKEHDPEQMIILGDFGLTAPFETELHAAVTSTQVSWIHGNHDVDHEAYYDALFEGAYADRSLDGRVTTLSGIRVAGLGGHFQGSVWHPDTGVKWESREMFVKHMGKGNRWRGGLPLKKRAAIWPEDYNALRNERADILVSHEAPGCHPHGHKAINELAEAMGANLVIHGHVHCSYTFDYADRDLRVVGVGIGGVSDASGVILLPGKQDQQRGALLRNAVEQRDDLPKGTLSVLGETYQRAHGARQFASIR